The Muricauda sp. SCSIO 65647 genome includes a region encoding these proteins:
- a CDS encoding pentapeptide repeat-containing protein has protein sequence MRVFVADKKYVKEDFRTQRLAKGDYENCHFEDCLFQEGFLDNQNFVECRFVNCDLTNVNIANTQFNDVVFEACKLMGIHFETCDPLLLTLQFKKCNLSLASFYEMDMPNTRFENCKLHQVDFTMTKLMACLFPECDMKGALFEGADLGRADFTSAVNFNIDPTKNNIKKAIFSQSGLIGLLKKYDIAVE, from the coding sequence ATGAGGGTTTTTGTTGCGGACAAAAAGTACGTCAAGGAAGATTTTAGAACCCAGCGTCTTGCCAAGGGAGATTATGAAAATTGCCACTTTGAAGACTGCCTGTTTCAAGAAGGGTTTTTAGACAATCAGAATTTTGTGGAATGTCGTTTCGTGAACTGTGATCTGACCAATGTCAACATTGCCAATACCCAATTCAACGATGTGGTTTTCGAAGCGTGCAAATTGATGGGGATACATTTTGAGACTTGTGACCCTTTACTTTTGACACTTCAATTCAAAAAGTGTAATCTTTCATTGGCTTCATTCTATGAAATGGACATGCCCAATACGCGTTTTGAAAACTGCAAGTTGCATCAGGTAGATTTTACCATGACCAAACTTATGGCGTGTCTATTTCCAGAATGCGATATGAAAGGTGCCCTATTTGAAGGCGCTGATCTTGGTCGGGCCGATTTTACTTCTGCGGTCAATTTCAACATAGACCCGACAAAAAACAACATTAAAAAGGCGATCTTCAGTCAAAGTGGCCTTATCGGTTTGTTGAAAAAGTACGATATTGCCGTTGAATAA
- a CDS encoding CBS domain-containing protein, translating to MGIKSFQGARAKVDPKKGYDAPILVEDYMTRKLVTFSPDQSILEVMEAFAKHHISGGPVMDDNGFLVGIISEADCMKQISESRYFNQPILDKSVERYMTKNVETIPHDMSIFDAAGVFDRHNRRRLPVMKDDLLVGQISRKDVVIAALKLSGANWK from the coding sequence ATGGGTATCAAGAGTTTTCAAGGCGCTAGAGCAAAAGTCGATCCCAAAAAAGGATATGATGCTCCTATTTTGGTTGAGGACTATATGACGAGAAAATTGGTGACCTTCTCACCAGATCAGTCCATACTAGAGGTAATGGAAGCTTTTGCAAAGCACCATATCTCTGGTGGCCCTGTGATGGATGACAATGGTTTTCTGGTCGGCATCATTTCAGAGGCCGACTGCATGAAGCAAATTTCTGAGAGTCGCTATTTCAATCAACCCATTCTTGACAAGAGCGTGGAACGCTACATGACCAAGAACGTTGAGACCATACCACACGATATGAGCATCTTTGATGCTGCCGGAGTTTTTGACAGACACAACCGAAGAAGGCTTCCGGTCATGAAAGATGATTTGTTGGTAGGTCAGATCAGCCGTAAAGATGTGGTGATTGCCGCACTGAAACTCAGCGGCGCAAACTGGAAATAG
- a CDS encoding M28 family peptidase, with product MKFSRTLSLLLLVLAVFWSYRSLMPNDRGTSTVTENSFSVNRALEHVKNISKNPHAVGFPAHETVRQYILAELKKMGLETFTQEGYTAGDWGNLSKATNILARIKGSENGKALLLLTHYDSSPHSSLGASDAGSGVATILEGARAFINTGKTPKNDIIILISDAEELGLNGADLFVHRHPWAKDVGLVLNFEARGSGGPSYMLIETNRGNGRLIKEFVAANPKYPVANSLAYSIYKMLPNDTDLTVFREDADIEGFNFAFIDDHYDYHTVLDSYERLDRTSLAHQGSYLMPLLAHFSDADLGNLKSLDDHIYFNVPFFGLVTYPFEWIWPMLALAILSFIALLIWGFKKGTLDLKSLAIGFVPLLIALLFNGLVAHFGWPALKWWYPGFQDMLHGFTYNGHTYIFVYVFLALAICFLAYHKARKISTANLLVAPILVWLIICTLASVYLKGASFFVVPVFGLLAGLWVHINQKRPNPFLLVFLALPAIFIFAPFVKMFPVGLGLKMIAASSLFVTLIFALSLPFLAELKNKMRYGLLFLLLFAVFSIAAHINSGFSEENPKPSSLLYVYDIDQESAKWATYDKQLIEWNAQFLGDGKQQVQKDQAKTLASKYSTGFTYTAPAPVKSLPNADIEITKDTVIADQRQIEVCFIPKRQVNRLDVFTNEISIKQAKVNNIELSEHYLKNRRNGKFVTHFISNNDYTEIELAIPKDSILELVFYEASNDLLDNPQFTVPVRPESSIPMPFVLNDAIMTIKTLRFE from the coding sequence ATGAAGTTTTCTAGAACCTTAAGCCTATTATTGCTTGTCTTGGCTGTTTTTTGGAGCTACAGATCCCTAATGCCAAATGATCGGGGAACATCGACGGTCACAGAAAACAGTTTTTCAGTGAATCGGGCATTGGAGCATGTGAAGAACATTTCAAAGAATCCTCATGCGGTGGGCTTTCCCGCGCATGAAACGGTGAGGCAATATATTCTTGCAGAATTAAAGAAAATGGGGCTCGAAACGTTCACCCAAGAAGGCTATACGGCTGGCGATTGGGGCAATTTGAGCAAAGCGACCAATATACTGGCCCGGATCAAAGGGTCAGAAAACGGAAAAGCCCTATTGCTGCTAACGCACTACGATAGTAGTCCGCACTCATCATTGGGCGCCAGTGATGCGGGCAGTGGGGTAGCCACCATTCTCGAAGGGGCAAGGGCGTTCATCAATACGGGCAAAACACCCAAGAACGATATCATTATCCTCATATCTGATGCGGAAGAATTGGGCCTTAATGGTGCCGATCTCTTTGTCCACCGGCATCCTTGGGCCAAAGATGTCGGACTGGTATTGAATTTTGAGGCCCGGGGCAGTGGCGGCCCCAGTTATATGCTTATTGAGACCAATCGGGGCAATGGTAGGTTGATCAAAGAGTTCGTTGCCGCAAATCCGAAGTACCCTGTGGCCAACTCACTTGCCTACAGTATCTATAAAATGCTTCCGAACGATACCGATTTGACCGTTTTTAGGGAGGATGCCGATATTGAAGGCTTTAACTTCGCATTTATCGACGACCATTATGACTATCATACCGTTTTGGACAGCTATGAGCGGTTAGATAGAACCTCGTTGGCCCATCAAGGCAGTTACCTAATGCCCCTGTTGGCACATTTTAGTGATGCCGATCTGGGCAATTTAAAAAGTCTTGATGACCATATCTATTTCAATGTTCCTTTTTTCGGACTGGTAACTTACCCGTTTGAATGGATTTGGCCCATGTTGGCCTTGGCCATATTATCGTTTATAGCGCTCTTGATATGGGGGTTCAAAAAGGGAACGCTCGACCTCAAGTCACTGGCAATCGGATTTGTGCCCTTGCTCATTGCACTGCTCTTCAATGGCTTGGTGGCACATTTTGGTTGGCCTGCCCTAAAATGGTGGTATCCTGGATTTCAAGACATGTTGCACGGATTCACCTACAATGGCCATACCTATATTTTTGTCTATGTCTTTTTGGCCTTGGCCATTTGTTTTTTGGCCTATCACAAGGCACGTAAAATAAGTACTGCCAATCTTTTGGTGGCTCCTATACTCGTATGGCTCATCATTTGTACCTTGGCCAGTGTCTATCTAAAGGGCGCCAGCTTTTTTGTAGTTCCGGTGTTTGGTCTTTTGGCCGGGTTATGGGTGCACATCAACCAAAAACGGCCCAACCCCTTTTTATTGGTCTTTTTGGCATTGCCCGCTATTTTCATCTTTGCCCCGTTTGTGAAGATGTTTCCCGTGGGTCTGGGATTAAAAATGATCGCCGCAAGCAGCCTTTTTGTGACGTTGATTTTTGCCCTCTCATTACCTTTTCTTGCTGAGCTGAAGAACAAAATGCGTTATGGACTTCTCTTTTTGCTGCTCTTTGCGGTCTTTTCGATTGCAGCCCACATCAACTCTGGATTTTCCGAAGAGAATCCAAAACCGAGCAGTTTGCTGTATGTGTATGACATTGACCAAGAAAGTGCCAAATGGGCCACTTATGACAAACAGCTGATCGAGTGGAATGCCCAGTTTTTGGGAGATGGCAAACAGCAGGTTCAAAAAGATCAGGCCAAGACCCTCGCCAGCAAGTATAGCACAGGGTTTACCTATACCGCCCCTGCGCCCGTCAAATCATTGCCCAATGCCGACATTGAAATAACCAAAGACACCGTTATTGCCGACCAACGACAAATAGAAGTATGTTTTATCCCTAAACGCCAAGTGAACCGTTTAGATGTCTTCACCAATGAAATTTCCATAAAACAGGCCAAGGTCAATAACATTGAGCTGTCAGAGCACTATCTGAAAAACAGACGAAACGGCAAATTCGTCACACATTTCATTTCGAACAACGATTACACAGAAATCGAATTGGCCATACCCAAAGATTCAATACTTGAACTGGTCTTCTATGAAGCCTCAAATGACTTGTTGGACAACCCACAGTTCACGGTACCTGTTAGACCAGAAAGCAGTATTCCCATGCCCTTTGTACTCAATGATGCCATCATGACCATCAAAACCCTGAGGTTTGAATAA
- a CDS encoding NAD(P)H-binding protein, with amino-acid sequence MNKSLGILGCGWLGLPLAKHLKAKGYSVRGTTTSQQKVEKLNRSGIDSFLVMLHEDGVQGQIEAFLSDMDILIVNVPPKLRSSSSGNYVDKMKHLVKKIGAFGIKHVLFVSSTSVYGNVTGEITEDTLPRPITESGRQLLDVESFLMTKKTFTTTIIRFGGLIGPNRHPVNFLSGKVDLKNGGELINLIHLDDCIYMISSIIEKEYWNEVFNGVYPYHPNKADYYHDEAKKKGLQPPLYREKPLKNSKKTIINKNFLNKGLRLYTPIAS; translated from the coding sequence TTGAATAAATCTTTGGGTATTTTGGGCTGTGGATGGTTGGGTCTGCCTTTGGCAAAGCATCTAAAGGCCAAAGGATATTCGGTAAGGGGCACAACAACCTCACAGCAAAAAGTTGAAAAGCTTAACAGATCAGGCATCGATTCGTTTTTGGTGATGCTTCACGAAGACGGGGTTCAAGGTCAAATCGAGGCCTTTTTATCCGATATGGACATTTTGATCGTTAACGTGCCCCCAAAGCTTAGATCTAGTTCTAGCGGAAATTATGTTGACAAAATGAAGCACCTGGTCAAAAAGATAGGGGCATTTGGCATCAAGCACGTTCTTTTTGTTAGCAGCACATCGGTCTATGGCAATGTTACCGGTGAAATCACAGAAGATACCCTACCAAGACCCATAACCGAATCGGGCAGGCAGTTGTTGGATGTTGAATCATTTTTGATGACAAAAAAGACCTTTACGACCACTATTATTCGCTTTGGCGGACTCATAGGGCCAAATAGGCATCCTGTCAATTTCCTTTCTGGAAAGGTAGATTTAAAAAATGGGGGAGAATTGATCAATCTCATTCACCTCGACGATTGCATCTACATGATTAGCAGCATCATTGAAAAAGAATATTGGAATGAAGTGTTCAACGGAGTCTATCCATACCACCCAAATAAAGCGGATTACTACCATGATGAAGCTAAAAAGAAAGGATTACAACCACCATTGTACCGGGAAAAACCCTTGAAAAATTCGAAAAAGACAATAATTAACAAGAATTTTCTTAATAAAGGATTGCGTTTATACACCCCTATTGCTTCTTGA
- a CDS encoding tetratricopeptide repeat protein: MKRFAFTTILIFTGFWGWSQTNEALKVHYENFYNEMRLQGDVNGIINALTHLNVIAPSQQRKDTLAYVYMNNNQHMQALNTIGIDKNENDSDLAVQVKAVSLKALNQPKRALEQFEILHKRNQNPYLAYELADLKIQTGDNQGAAANIEYGIANSKDDMKYAFFERQQPYEVPLKAAFYHLQGLMQYNIDKDDIDKAIASIDEALKLDPNFNLASLSKQALQSRKSPAETEE; encoded by the coding sequence ATGAAGAGATTTGCATTTACCACTATACTGATCTTCACTGGTTTTTGGGGTTGGTCACAAACCAACGAAGCCCTAAAAGTACATTACGAAAACTTTTACAATGAAATGCGGCTTCAAGGTGATGTCAATGGCATCATAAATGCTTTGACCCATTTGAACGTTATTGCACCCTCACAACAACGAAAAGATACGCTGGCCTATGTATATATGAACAACAATCAGCACATGCAGGCCCTAAACACGATAGGAATCGACAAAAATGAAAATGATTCCGATTTGGCGGTACAGGTAAAAGCGGTATCATTGAAAGCCTTAAACCAACCCAAAAGGGCTTTGGAGCAATTTGAGATCTTACATAAGCGCAACCAAAACCCCTATTTAGCCTATGAATTGGCAGACTTGAAAATACAAACTGGTGACAATCAGGGAGCTGCTGCCAATATTGAATATGGCATCGCCAATTCAAAAGATGATATGAAATACGCTTTTTTTGAACGCCAACAACCCTATGAGGTACCTTTAAAAGCGGCTTTTTACCACCTTCAAGGTCTCATGCAGTACAATATTGATAAAGACGATATTGACAAAGCCATTGCCTCAATAGATGAAGCTCTTAAGCTAGACCCCAACTTTAATTTGGCCAGCCTGAGCAAACAAGCCCTGCAATCACGTAAGTCACCTGCTGAAACTGAAGAATAG
- a CDS encoding NAD-dependent epimerase/dehydratase family protein, giving the protein MEKSILILGACGQIGTELTLELRSRYGNECVIASDIRQGDAQLMDSGPFELLDATNYEAIEDVVMHYEIEEVYLMAAMLSATAEKFPMRAWNLNMGSLFNVLNLGKERKIDKIFWPSSIAVFGSNSPKEKTPQNTLMEPATVYGISKQAGENWCVYYFKKFGVDVRSVRYPGLISWKTLPGGGTTDYAVEIYRKAAEQGKYTCFLKEGTKLPMMYMDDAIRATLQLMDADGDKLTIRSSYNLGAMSFAPEEIAESIKKHISDFQITYQPDFRQEIADSWPSSIDDSNARKDWNWNPEFDLEKTTAEMLENLRK; this is encoded by the coding sequence ATGGAAAAATCAATTCTCATTTTAGGTGCGTGCGGACAAATCGGTACCGAACTTACCCTTGAGCTACGAAGTAGATATGGAAATGAATGTGTAATCGCCAGTGATATTCGCCAAGGCGATGCCCAATTGATGGATTCGGGGCCTTTTGAACTGCTTGACGCAACCAATTATGAGGCCATTGAAGATGTGGTCATGCACTATGAAATAGAGGAAGTGTATCTCATGGCGGCCATGTTGAGTGCGACGGCAGAAAAATTTCCGATGCGGGCATGGAACCTCAATATGGGTTCGCTTTTCAATGTACTGAATTTAGGAAAAGAGCGAAAAATCGATAAGATATTCTGGCCTTCGAGCATAGCTGTTTTCGGTTCCAATAGCCCAAAAGAAAAAACTCCACAAAACACATTGATGGAACCCGCCACGGTATATGGCATCAGTAAACAGGCAGGCGAAAATTGGTGTGTATATTATTTCAAGAAATTTGGGGTCGATGTCAGAAGTGTACGCTACCCTGGTCTTATCAGTTGGAAAACCCTACCGGGAGGAGGCACGACCGACTATGCCGTAGAAATCTATCGAAAAGCTGCAGAACAGGGCAAGTATACCTGTTTTCTCAAAGAAGGCACCAAACTGCCCATGATGTACATGGATGATGCCATAAGGGCCACATTGCAACTTATGGATGCCGATGGTGATAAATTGACCATCCGCTCTTCCTATAATTTGGGCGCAATGAGTTTTGCCCCAGAAGAGATCGCTGAAAGCATCAAAAAGCATATTTCAGATTTTCAAATAACCTATCAGCCTGATTTCAGGCAAGAAATTGCTGATTCATGGCCCAGTAGCATTGATGATTCAAATGCCCGAAAAGATTGGAACTGGAATCCAGAATTCGATTTGGAAAAAACGACAGCTGAAATGCTGGAAAATCTGAGAAAGTAG
- the moaC gene encoding cyclic pyranopterin monophosphate synthase MoaC translates to MVDITHKQNTHRTAIAQAIVTVGSVETVKAIENKKVPKGDVFEMSRAAGFLGIKKTAELLPDCHPLPIEFASVEYAIEDLEIIIKVTVKTFYKTGVEVEAVHGASLVALNIYDMLKPIDKQVEIRHIRLLEKTGGKSDIRNQ, encoded by the coding sequence ATGGTAGATATTACACATAAGCAAAATACCCATAGAACTGCTATTGCACAGGCGATCGTAACAGTTGGTTCAGTGGAAACCGTTAAAGCCATTGAAAACAAAAAAGTGCCCAAAGGCGACGTGTTTGAAATGAGCAGGGCCGCTGGGTTTTTGGGAATCAAGAAAACAGCGGAATTGTTGCCCGATTGCCATCCGTTGCCGATTGAATTCGCTTCTGTTGAATATGCCATTGAAGATCTGGAGATCATCATCAAGGTCACGGTGAAGACCTTTTACAAAACAGGGGTAGAGGTCGAGGCCGTGCATGGTGCCAGTTTGGTGGCCCTGAATATCTATGATATGCTTAAACCTATTGATAAACAGGTTGAAATACGGCACATTCGATTACTTGAAAAAACCGGTGGCAAGTCTGATATAAGAAATCAATGA
- a CDS encoding molybdenum cofactor biosynthesis protein MoaE has protein sequence MKKKIKNVFVDGAIGPDFIANSIAKHQSKTQIGAHDIFLGQVRADEIDRRIVSAIEYTAYESMANQKFHEIREAAFEKFDLTCMHIYHSLGKVAVGEICLFVFVSSPHRKEVFEALHHIVEEIKTHVPVFGKELFEDDSYQWKVNT, from the coding sequence ATGAAAAAGAAAATCAAAAACGTGTTTGTTGATGGAGCAATAGGCCCTGATTTTATTGCCAACTCCATTGCCAAGCACCAGTCAAAGACCCAGATAGGTGCCCATGATATTTTTTTGGGACAGGTGCGTGCCGACGAAATTGATCGGAGAATCGTTTCGGCCATCGAATACACAGCGTACGAAAGTATGGCCAACCAAAAATTTCATGAGATCAGAGAGGCGGCATTTGAAAAATTCGATTTGACCTGTATGCATATTTACCACAGTTTGGGCAAGGTTGCCGTTGGCGAAATCTGTTTGTTTGTGTTTGTTTCGTCACCCCACAGAAAAGAAGTTTTTGAGGCCCTGCACCATATAGTTGAGGAAATCAAAACCCATGTGCCGGTTTTCGGTAAGGAGCTTTTCGAAGATGACAGTTATCAATGGAAAGTGAACACCTAG
- a CDS encoding TolC family protein: protein MKCQFRSLLFWVFGIAISMHTPSYCQELDLQSYIELVKKDNIDLKQSAKQVLIAREETKIAKSALLPDVNVNGFYQRDFNRNFLFINDFDGSTTRLRTNFNNSVSANAALNQTLFDPAIFSAAKIAKLAEEISGLHDEHLHNELIVQASSLYWQAIFTKASVTVLVENSTLAEEQLAQIKKLHGKGTVSDLQVQQAEVFYKKTLPPLKNAKNQFGKLMNDLKVLANIPLTERIVLTDDLETTDLNNVIYTDEADLEGQPKLKTLKKEVEIADRQINLNKKFWYPKLNLTAAYNYDALANDFKFSDNENKLFLVQLGVSVPIFSGGSNRAKIAKASIERETAELDLVKTKQHLLNQLRAAENNYNSAMANIETYRQTILLNESELEIFKKQLSLGVVTTVEFKESRLRLTQSRLELLNSYLDLHIAHLQILRITGQIN from the coding sequence ATGAAGTGTCAATTTCGCTCTTTACTCTTTTGGGTCTTTGGTATCGCCATATCGATGCACACCCCATCGTATTGCCAAGAACTGGACTTGCAATCTTATATCGAATTGGTAAAAAAAGACAATATCGATTTGAAACAAAGTGCAAAACAGGTGCTCATAGCAAGGGAAGAAACCAAGATTGCCAAATCAGCACTACTGCCAGACGTAAATGTCAATGGGTTTTATCAACGTGACTTCAATAGAAATTTTCTCTTTATCAACGATTTTGATGGAAGTACGACACGGTTAAGAACCAACTTCAACAACAGTGTAAGTGCCAATGCCGCGCTGAACCAGACCCTTTTCGATCCCGCCATTTTTTCTGCTGCGAAAATTGCGAAGCTTGCTGAGGAAATCAGCGGGCTACATGACGAACACCTTCACAATGAGCTTATTGTACAGGCTTCCTCTTTGTATTGGCAGGCCATTTTTACCAAAGCAAGTGTCACCGTACTTGTTGAGAATTCGACCTTGGCAGAAGAGCAATTGGCCCAAATCAAGAAGCTGCACGGCAAGGGCACGGTAAGTGATTTACAGGTACAACAAGCCGAGGTCTTCTATAAAAAAACACTCCCCCCGCTTAAAAATGCCAAAAATCAATTTGGAAAATTGATGAACGACCTTAAAGTATTGGCCAACATACCCCTTACCGAACGTATTGTTCTCACCGATGATCTCGAAACCACGGACCTCAACAATGTCATCTATACCGATGAGGCAGATCTAGAGGGGCAGCCGAAGCTCAAAACCTTAAAAAAAGAGGTCGAGATCGCCGATAGGCAAATCAACCTCAATAAGAAATTTTGGTACCCCAAATTGAATCTGACCGCAGCATATAATTATGATGCCCTGGCCAATGATTTCAAATTCAGTGACAATGAAAACAAATTGTTCCTTGTGCAGCTGGGGGTCAGTGTACCCATTTTCTCAGGGGGTAGCAACAGGGCCAAAATTGCCAAGGCTTCCATTGAAAGGGAAACGGCAGAACTCGACCTTGTCAAAACGAAACAACATTTGCTCAATCAACTTCGAGCGGCCGAAAACAATTATAACAGTGCCATGGCCAATATTGAAACATATAGGCAGACCATATTGTTGAATGAGAGCGAACTGGAAATTTTCAAAAAGCAACTAAGCCTAGGTGTCGTCACCACCGTCGAATTCAAGGAAAGTCGATTGCGGCTCACGCAATCCAGATTAGAGCTGTTAAACTCATACCTGGATTTACATATAGCACACCTTCAAATTTTAAGGATCACGGGCCAAATAAACTAA
- a CDS encoding efflux RND transporter periplasmic adaptor subunit, whose product MKTIKRLSMLAISCSLFVGCYWPETSQETTREEPIKVKAITLKKEPYNETKVYHGELQFSKSASFVAQQPGIVTKLNARPGQKVRRGEVVAVYPPLNHQLQIDQARIEQNKIAQDYTRQQELFKAGAVSKVSVDTYKTQLDVLVKTTQQLQNMNTIRAPFSGIITQVPVKIGEEVGMGQALFSMAETATVEVNFYVTPHDIAHIAIGTTTYLTLSHKKIEGKITKTSIQMDSKRKAFLVTASFKNEGVSFTGTHVEIELETGPSLSGIWIPVESLKQIGNRHYVFIIKDDKAIETDVKIGQRNETSVQITEGLEVGQRLITAGSEKVERNSQVLTIQ is encoded by the coding sequence ATGAAGACAATAAAGCGTTTATCGATGTTAGCCATTTCGTGTTCCCTGTTTGTGGGCTGCTATTGGCCTGAAACCTCACAAGAAACCACTAGGGAAGAACCGATCAAGGTAAAGGCAATCACCCTAAAAAAGGAGCCATACAATGAAACAAAGGTCTATCATGGAGAACTGCAATTTTCCAAATCGGCGAGCTTTGTCGCACAACAGCCCGGAATAGTGACCAAGCTCAATGCCAGACCCGGTCAAAAAGTGCGACGGGGTGAGGTTGTTGCGGTATACCCACCATTAAACCACCAATTACAGATCGATCAGGCAAGGATAGAGCAGAACAAGATAGCCCAAGATTATACACGGCAACAAGAATTGTTTAAGGCTGGTGCCGTTTCAAAGGTATCTGTTGATACCTATAAAACCCAATTGGATGTTCTGGTCAAAACGACCCAGCAACTGCAAAATATGAACACCATTAGGGCACCTTTTTCAGGAATCATTACACAAGTGCCGGTCAAAATCGGTGAGGAAGTGGGCATGGGACAAGCCCTGTTCAGCATGGCGGAAACAGCTACCGTAGAGGTAAATTTTTACGTAACGCCACATGACATTGCCCATATCGCAATAGGGACAACAACCTATTTGACCCTCTCCCACAAAAAGATTGAAGGAAAAATCACAAAGACATCGATTCAAATGGATTCGAAACGAAAGGCATTTCTGGTTACCGCCTCATTTAAGAACGAAGGGGTATCCTTTACGGGCACCCACGTTGAAATTGAATTGGAAACCGGACCATCACTTTCGGGTATTTGGATTCCCGTGGAATCGTTAAAACAAATCGGAAACAGGCATTATGTATTCATTATCAAAGATGACAAGGCTATCGAAACCGACGTGAAAATAGGACAGCGAAACGAGACTTCCGTACAGATCACCGAAGGGCTGGAAGTAGGGCAGCGTTTGATCACCGCCGGTTCAGAAAAAGTGGAAAGAAATAGTCAGGTTTTAACCATTCAGTAA